A single region of the Vibrio cyclitrophicus genome encodes:
- a CDS encoding ATP-dependent RNA helicase, protein MSLLPIDAYQNVFHEQIVSSHLVVEAETGSGKSTRLPIWASQHGRVLVVEPRRIACTSLAKYLAQQSGEKLGSKVGYAIKLESEYNEQTDVVFVTPGIALRWLSEDGLANFDVIVVDEFHERRWDIDLLVAILKQKASHRLVITSATIEGERLAQYLEANRIRCEGRTYQVEIEHRANESRALPDSRHLEQRIAEEVNHQLIASSGDILVFLPGKKEIVQCEQALAKNPDIQVVKLHASVSDKERDLALSGRNIDTKNDGDSLRKVILATNVAETSLTIPDIGVVIDSGLERRTVQRNGRTTLMLKSISRASAKQRAGRAGRVMDGVCVRLYGEHAALELVTPPELQREELTEPMLAAACCGATLESLSFLDPIPEKSLNSATQTLLRMEAINADHQITEHGKKLYPLPIDALYADIVTRIKPKSLKEAMVDLTAALSVPARLYQLPNNAEHLEALAQQEKEGCDLSLLIQVVRGREYPHLDIDQQARNEAQGLAKQMREVFELPQLEVASRYQRTALLETIIQLHPELVFVRRLKRTEAFANGMLEVVLGRQNRFPDNAQAMLVLDTHSLPGRGVKQTFTLATTTAPIPLELVVEAELGEWQQGETVVNDEGVFTEMALVYAGRTINTKLVAAEGQLSLKPIVDLVVSGAQLPGFAEVRTQEIKHWQLYVKLGLDEQTKYTPEIEQLSFELWFIEQLEVLGVTDVSELEMFEHDDIPFDGIPTWLYNEFSEKYPFSLCLADLQLEVEYLTGRKLIYVHYQSGSRKLSPKRWELPTWSGWRIQYKKASRIIDIK, encoded by the coding sequence ATGTCATTACTTCCCATCGATGCTTATCAAAACGTATTCCACGAACAAATCGTTAGTTCTCACCTTGTCGTAGAGGCTGAAACCGGATCAGGTAAATCAACGCGCTTACCAATTTGGGCTTCTCAACATGGGCGAGTGTTGGTGGTGGAGCCAAGACGCATCGCGTGTACATCACTGGCTAAATATTTAGCGCAACAATCGGGAGAAAAGCTGGGTTCAAAGGTTGGCTATGCGATTAAGCTAGAGTCGGAGTACAACGAGCAAACAGACGTTGTGTTTGTGACGCCCGGTATCGCGCTGCGTTGGCTGTCAGAAGATGGATTAGCTAACTTCGATGTGATTGTGGTGGATGAATTTCATGAGAGACGTTGGGACATTGATCTGCTGGTGGCGATTCTGAAGCAAAAAGCGAGTCATCGTTTGGTGATCACTTCAGCAACCATTGAAGGTGAACGCCTTGCTCAGTATTTGGAGGCGAATCGCATACGCTGTGAAGGACGAACTTATCAAGTTGAGATTGAACACCGAGCGAATGAATCCAGAGCTCTGCCGGATAGTCGACATCTAGAGCAGCGCATTGCTGAAGAAGTGAATCATCAATTGATAGCGTCTTCTGGCGATATATTGGTTTTTCTGCCGGGTAAAAAAGAGATCGTGCAATGTGAACAGGCCTTAGCGAAAAATCCAGATATCCAAGTCGTTAAATTACATGCGTCGGTGAGTGATAAAGAACGAGATTTGGCGCTCTCTGGTCGTAATATCGATACTAAAAATGACGGCGATAGTTTACGAAAAGTCATTTTGGCGACCAACGTTGCTGAAACCTCATTAACCATTCCTGATATTGGCGTGGTGATAGATTCAGGATTAGAAAGACGCACCGTCCAGCGTAATGGCAGAACCACATTGATGCTTAAATCCATATCACGAGCGAGTGCCAAACAACGAGCGGGCCGCGCGGGTAGGGTAATGGATGGTGTCTGTGTTCGTTTGTATGGCGAACATGCGGCGTTGGAGTTGGTTACGCCTCCTGAACTACAGCGTGAAGAACTGACCGAACCTATGTTGGCGGCGGCATGTTGTGGTGCGACTCTAGAGAGTCTGTCTTTCCTTGATCCTATTCCTGAAAAATCATTAAACAGCGCGACTCAAACCTTGCTGAGGATGGAAGCGATTAACGCCGACCATCAAATTACCGAGCATGGTAAAAAGCTGTATCCGTTGCCGATAGATGCTTTGTATGCCGATATCGTTACTCGAATCAAACCCAAATCATTAAAAGAAGCGATGGTCGATCTCACTGCGGCGTTGTCCGTTCCTGCTCGTTTGTATCAGTTACCAAACAATGCAGAGCACCTAGAAGCGCTCGCGCAACAAGAGAAAGAAGGGTGTGATTTATCTTTACTCATACAGGTTGTGCGTGGTCGCGAATATCCGCATTTAGACATCGACCAGCAAGCACGGAATGAAGCTCAAGGTCTGGCTAAGCAAATGCGTGAGGTATTTGAACTTCCGCAGTTAGAGGTTGCCTCTCGCTACCAACGCACCGCTCTACTTGAAACCATTATTCAGCTGCATCCTGAATTGGTGTTTGTACGCCGACTGAAAAGAACAGAAGCCTTTGCTAACGGGATGTTAGAAGTAGTACTCGGCCGTCAGAATCGCTTCCCTGACAATGCACAAGCGATGTTGGTGTTGGACACTCACAGCTTGCCGGGGCGCGGTGTGAAGCAAACATTCACATTAGCGACGACCACTGCTCCTATTCCTTTAGAACTCGTTGTTGAAGCAGAATTAGGTGAATGGCAGCAAGGTGAAACTGTGGTCAATGACGAGGGTGTGTTTACCGAAATGGCATTGGTGTACGCTGGCCGCACGATTAATACCAAGCTCGTTGCGGCAGAAGGTCAGTTATCTTTGAAGCCTATCGTTGATCTTGTGGTAAGTGGTGCTCAGCTTCCTGGCTTTGCAGAGGTTCGCACTCAAGAGATTAAGCATTGGCAATTGTACGTGAAACTTGGGTTAGATGAACAAACCAAATATACGCCAGAGATCGAGCAATTGAGCTTTGAACTATGGTTTATAGAGCAACTGGAAGTGTTAGGCGTGACGGATGTCAGTGAGCTGGAAATGTTCGAACATGACGATATTCCCTTTGATGGTATACCTACTTGGCTGTATAACGAATTCTCGGAAAAATACCCGTTTTCATTGTGTCTTGCCGACTTGCAACTTGAGGTGGAATACCTGACTGGAAGGAAGTTGATTTACGTTCATTATCAATCGGGTAGTCGGAAGTTATCACCAAAACGTTGGGAGCTACCCACATGGTCTGGGTGGCGTATTCAATACAAAAAAGCGAGCCGAATAATTGATATCAAATAG
- a CDS encoding NAD-dependent malic enzyme, which produces MNNDKRPLYIPYAGPALLSTPLLNKGSAFSAEERSSFNLEGLLPETTETIQEQVGRAYKQYCNFESDMDKHIYLRNIQDTNETLFYRLVQNHISEMMPIIYTPTVGAACENFSNIYRRGRGLFISYPNRDRIDDLLNNATNHNVKVIVVTDGERILGLGDQGIGGMGIPIGKLALYTACGGISPAYMLPIVLDVGTNNPQRLADPMYMGWRHPRITGADYDAFVEEFIQAVQRRWPDALVQFEDFAQKNAMPLLERYKDRLCCFNDDIQGTAAVTVGSLLAACKAANSKLSDQRITFLGAGSAGCGIAEAIIAQMVSEGISDAQARSQVYMVDRWGLLQEGMQNLLDFQQRLVQTNENTKDWESDGTGFSLLDVVRHAKPTVLVGVSGAPGLFSKEVIKEMNLHCERPIVFPLSNPTSRVEATPNDIIRWTDGQALVATGSPFEPVVHNGTTYPIAQCNNSYIFPGIGLGVLAVNASRITDEMLMESSRALATCSPLAINGTGALLPPLEEIHTVSKKIAFAVGKKAIEQGVALEITEEALQQAIDQHFWQPVYRRYKRTAF; this is translated from the coding sequence ATGAACAACGATAAACGCCCTCTATATATCCCTTATGCTGGTCCTGCTCTACTAAGTACACCTCTTCTAAACAAAGGCAGCGCATTCTCGGCTGAAGAGCGCAGTTCTTTCAACCTTGAAGGTTTGTTACCGGAAACAACCGAAACAATCCAAGAGCAAGTAGGACGTGCATACAAACAATATTGTAACTTCGAAAGTGATATGGATAAGCATATCTACCTTCGTAACATCCAAGACACTAATGAAACGCTTTTTTATCGTTTAGTTCAAAACCACATCTCTGAAATGATGCCTATCATTTACACGCCAACGGTTGGCGCAGCATGTGAGAACTTCTCAAATATTTACCGTCGTGGCCGTGGTCTGTTTATCTCATACCCGAACCGCGATCGTATCGATGATCTACTGAATAATGCGACAAACCACAATGTTAAAGTTATCGTGGTTACGGATGGTGAGCGCATTCTTGGTTTGGGAGACCAAGGTATCGGTGGCATGGGTATTCCAATCGGTAAGCTAGCACTTTACACAGCGTGTGGCGGCATCAGCCCTGCTTACATGCTACCAATCGTGCTCGATGTGGGTACGAACAACCCTCAACGTCTTGCAGACCCAATGTACATGGGCTGGCGTCACCCTCGTATCACAGGTGCTGACTACGATGCATTCGTTGAAGAGTTCATCCAAGCGGTTCAACGTCGTTGGCCTGATGCATTAGTTCAATTCGAAGATTTCGCACAAAAGAACGCAATGCCACTGCTTGAGCGTTACAAAGATCGCCTCTGTTGTTTCAACGATGACATCCAAGGCACAGCAGCTGTAACGGTTGGTTCTCTACTTGCAGCATGTAAAGCAGCAAACAGCAAACTTTCAGATCAACGAATCACCTTCTTAGGTGCGGGTTCTGCAGGTTGTGGTATTGCTGAAGCTATCATTGCTCAAATGGTGTCTGAAGGTATCAGCGATGCACAAGCTCGCTCTCAAGTTTACATGGTTGACCGTTGGGGTCTGCTACAGGAAGGAATGCAAAACCTGCTTGATTTCCAACAGCGTCTGGTTCAAACCAACGAAAACACCAAAGACTGGGAAAGCGACGGCACTGGTTTCTCTCTATTAGACGTTGTTCGCCACGCGAAACCAACAGTATTGGTTGGTGTATCTGGTGCTCCAGGTTTATTCAGCAAAGAAGTCATCAAAGAGATGAACCTACACTGTGAACGCCCTATCGTGTTCCCACTGTCGAACCCAACTAGCCGTGTTGAAGCAACGCCAAACGACATCATTCGTTGGACTGATGGCCAAGCACTTGTTGCAACAGGTAGCCCATTTGAGCCAGTGGTTCACAACGGCACGACTTACCCAATCGCTCAATGTAACAACAGCTACATCTTCCCAGGTATTGGCCTTGGTGTACTGGCTGTGAACGCTTCACGCATCACTGACGAAATGCTAATGGAATCGAGCCGTGCACTTGCAACGTGTTCTCCACTAGCAATCAATGGCACAGGCGCTCTACTTCCACCATTGGAAGAGATCCACACCGTATCTAAGAAGATTGCTTTTGCCGTTGGTAAAAAAGCGATTGAGCAAGGTGTTGCTCTAGAGATCACTGAAGAAGCATTGCAACAAGCGATTGACCAGCACTTCTGGCAGCCGGTTTACCGTCGCTACAAGCGTACTGCATTCTAA
- a CDS encoding J domain-containing protein, with the protein MLILSNFLTSSPLRTLLLAFIFATIQLFSTHLVHAESSPQLSLGSQPQDPASQYQLAQAYELETDVPENIDDAFYWYSQSADNGNGDAQFKLGEWYLAGISVEQDNKLALEWFIKAALQGNKQAPIKVAKIYESSLDKELLQPLDAAQLWYEAALQNNPQAEDGYNRVLEAQFNQQRAKQISSIEKLNDDVNTETSTSQALSGQQRPNQGLSSSFPSVQPYNGQAASSNLTNSDYMIGAILAILISIVSISGTLVISRKGQILKSGELNQQQQTLEAQLNSKDFTIKQQKRQLQTIYNELKKQKNSKSLSHLQVACALFGYTPSSIPDQKSIKIRYKQLSKIYHPDGHGCDEEMKRLNNALKTILQSVTKS; encoded by the coding sequence TTGCTTATCCTATCCAACTTTCTGACATCATCGCCTCTAAGAACTCTGCTTCTCGCCTTCATCTTTGCCACGATACAGTTATTCTCAACACATTTGGTTCATGCAGAAAGTAGCCCTCAGCTGTCATTAGGTTCACAACCTCAAGATCCAGCATCTCAATACCAATTGGCGCAAGCGTATGAATTGGAAACGGATGTGCCTGAAAACATCGATGACGCATTCTATTGGTACTCGCAATCTGCAGATAATGGCAATGGAGATGCGCAATTTAAACTCGGTGAGTGGTATTTGGCGGGAATAAGTGTCGAACAAGATAACAAACTGGCCTTAGAGTGGTTTATCAAAGCGGCACTGCAAGGTAACAAGCAAGCGCCTATAAAAGTAGCAAAGATCTACGAATCCTCACTTGATAAGGAGCTCCTTCAACCACTAGATGCCGCGCAACTATGGTATGAAGCAGCCTTACAAAATAATCCACAAGCAGAAGATGGTTACAACCGTGTTTTAGAAGCACAATTCAACCAACAGCGTGCTAAGCAGATCTCTTCGATTGAGAAGCTCAATGATGACGTCAATACTGAAACCAGTACAAGTCAGGCGCTGTCTGGTCAACAACGACCTAATCAAGGGCTATCAAGCTCATTCCCTTCCGTTCAGCCCTATAATGGGCAAGCGGCAAGCTCTAATCTAACGAACTCTGACTATATGATTGGCGCAATACTGGCCATTTTGATTTCTATCGTGAGTATCAGTGGGACTCTGGTGATCTCGAGAAAGGGACAGATTTTAAAGTCTGGTGAATTGAATCAGCAACAACAGACTCTTGAAGCGCAACTTAACTCGAAGGATTTCACCATTAAGCAGCAAAAGCGTCAGCTTCAAACCATTTATAACGAATTAAAGAAGCAGAAAAACAGCAAAAGCCTAAGTCATTTACAAGTGGCTTGCGCTCTGTTTGGATACACACCGAGTTCAATACCTGACCAAAAAAGCATCAAGATCCGATACAAACAGCTATCAAAGATCTACCATCCAGATGGTCACGGATGTGACGAAGAAATGAAACGTTTGAACAATGCGCTAAAAACCATTTTACAAAGTGTTACAAAATCGTAA
- a CDS encoding OmpA family protein, whose translation MKKITLALALTIALTGCQATQRQNATTGESETNSATQGALIGALAGAVAGAATGNSKDRGKRALIGAAGGAAVGGGIGYYFDRQEAALREELMNSGVQVERVGENQLLLRLENGIGFDSGSYALESSIHNTLRGVARILVEYPDTSLVIEGHTDSTGSESTNQILSERRAESVRAFLISQDVAAGRAIARGNGERYPLCDNNTSQGRACNRRVEIQILPLK comes from the coding sequence TTGAAAAAAATCACACTAGCCCTAGCGCTTACTATCGCTTTAACGGGTTGTCAGGCTACTCAACGCCAAAACGCTACAACTGGCGAATCTGAGACTAACTCTGCAACTCAAGGCGCTCTAATTGGTGCACTTGCTGGTGCCGTTGCTGGTGCTGCTACCGGTAACTCCAAAGACCGAGGTAAACGTGCACTTATTGGTGCGGCAGGTGGCGCGGCTGTTGGTGGTGGTATTGGATACTACTTTGACCGACAAGAAGCAGCCCTTCGTGAAGAGCTAATGAATTCAGGCGTTCAAGTTGAACGCGTTGGCGAAAACCAACTTCTACTTCGCCTAGAAAACGGCATCGGTTTTGATTCTGGCTCTTACGCTTTGGAATCAAGCATTCACAATACCCTTCGCGGCGTTGCTCGCATCCTAGTTGAATACCCGGACACTAGCCTAGTGATTGAAGGTCACACTGACAGCACTGGCAGCGAATCGACGAACCAAATACTTTCTGAGCGTCGTGCTGAATCTGTTCGTGCATTCTTGATCTCTCAAGACGTTGCAGCAGGTCGTGCCATTGCTCGTGGTAACGGTGAGCGTTACCCTCTGTGTGACAACAACACCTCTCAAGGTCGTGCTTGTAACCGTCGCGTAGAAATTCAAATCTTGCCGCTTAAGTAG
- a CDS encoding transporter, which yields MDKQEETRVEFDYTTFLGASCSKKWTFLEALTTIAPVFSTVWRDSIKELGTPEDRLWQMALKSMSTRKSDESNIVTLLKLAKLEGINELKVVMPYSLEEEQIEYIESRSHLVIAGNSGEELTIRL from the coding sequence ATGGATAAACAGGAAGAAACGCGTGTAGAGTTCGATTACACAACATTTCTTGGCGCCTCATGCAGTAAAAAATGGACTTTTCTGGAAGCACTCACCACAATTGCGCCAGTGTTCAGTACCGTTTGGCGAGATAGCATTAAAGAGCTGGGTACCCCAGAGGATCGCTTATGGCAGATGGCATTGAAATCAATGTCGACACGTAAAAGCGATGAATCAAACATTGTTACTTTGCTTAAGCTTGCCAAGCTCGAAGGTATCAATGAACTTAAGGTGGTTATGCCATATTCTCTTGAAGAAGAGCAGATCGAGTACATCGAATCGCGCAGTCATTTAGTGATTGCGGGTAATTCTGGGGAAGAGTTGACGATTAGGTTGTAA
- a CDS encoding phosphoribosylaminoimidazolesuccinocarboxamide synthase, with protein MSLADQVLAVNDDLPIRTDKPVHSGKVRSVYWLTEEDSQRLIKEKGYDVAPDAPLAIMVISDRISAFDCIWRGEGNLKGVPGKGAALNAISNHWFKLFKDNGLADSHILDIPHPFVWIVQKARPVMIEAICRQYITGSMWRAYANGEREFCGIEMPEGLKKDKKLPELLITPSTKGILRDIPGVPEADDVNITRNNIEDNFAAFNFTQASDIAHYEKLLKEGFNVISQALAKVDQTFVDTKFEFGYVNDAQGKEKLIYMDEVGTPDSSRIWDTQEYNNGNIVENSKEGFRQFLLNYFPDADILLNKERMPEREALARDNELPLDSLMSLSRTYLDIAAKITGAEIVLSENPKQEIIDVLRANYGLID; from the coding sequence ATGAGCCTTGCTGATCAAGTTCTTGCCGTAAATGATGACCTACCAATCCGTACTGACAAACCTGTCCACAGTGGCAAGGTTCGCTCAGTCTACTGGTTAACTGAAGAAGATAGCCAACGACTAATTAAAGAGAAAGGCTACGATGTAGCACCAGATGCGCCTTTAGCCATCATGGTGATCAGTGACCGTATCTCTGCATTTGATTGCATCTGGCGTGGTGAAGGGAATCTAAAAGGTGTTCCAGGTAAAGGAGCGGCTCTGAATGCTATCTCTAACCACTGGTTCAAATTGTTTAAAGACAACGGCCTTGCTGACAGTCATATCCTTGATATCCCTCACCCATTCGTATGGATTGTACAAAAAGCTCGTCCAGTCATGATTGAAGCGATTTGTCGTCAATACATCACAGGCTCTATGTGGCGTGCGTACGCGAACGGCGAACGTGAATTCTGTGGTATCGAGATGCCTGAAGGCCTAAAGAAAGACAAGAAGCTGCCTGAGCTACTTATCACGCCTTCTACTAAAGGGATTCTGAGAGATATTCCTGGCGTTCCAGAAGCTGACGATGTGAACATCACACGTAACAACATCGAAGATAACTTCGCAGCATTCAACTTTACTCAAGCAAGCGACATCGCTCATTACGAAAAATTGCTTAAAGAAGGCTTCAACGTAATCAGCCAAGCGCTAGCAAAAGTAGACCAAACCTTTGTTGATACAAAATTTGAGTTCGGCTACGTCAACGATGCTCAAGGTAAAGAAAAACTTATCTACATGGACGAAGTCGGTACTCCAGATTCATCTCGCATTTGGGATACTCAGGAATACAACAACGGCAACATCGTTGAGAATTCAAAAGAAGGCTTCCGTCAGTTCTTGCTTAACTACTTCCCTGATGCCGACATTCTTTTGAACAAAGAACGCATGCCAGAACGTGAGGCATTGGCTCGTGACAATGAACTGCCTCTTGATTCGCTAATGTCTCTGTCTCGCACTTACCTTGATATCGCAGCGAAAATCACAGGTGCAGAGATCGTACTGAGCGAAAATCCTAAGCAAGAGATCATTGATGTTCTGCGCGCTAACTATGGTCTAATCGACTAA
- a CDS encoding GlpM family protein, translated as MISLFFKCLLGAAAVLLIALLSKSKSFYISGLVPLFPTFALIAHYIVGTEQTMVELRTTALFGLFSLVPYAAYLGAVYVFSYRYNLVSTLSLATLVWVLCASMLLLGWTRLVPSAI; from the coding sequence ATGATTTCACTGTTCTTTAAATGTTTGCTAGGTGCAGCGGCGGTTTTATTAATTGCTCTGTTGTCGAAAAGTAAGAGCTTTTATATCTCTGGTTTAGTGCCGCTGTTTCCGACCTTTGCTCTGATTGCTCACTACATTGTCGGCACGGAACAAACCATGGTCGAGTTGCGTACCACAGCGTTGTTTGGCCTGTTTTCACTTGTGCCATACGCCGCTTATCTTGGCGCAGTGTATGTGTTCAGTTATCGCTATAACTTGGTATCGACACTCTCGTTGGCAACCTTAGTGTGGGTGTTATGTGCTTCGATGCTACTGCTAGGTTGGACGCGTTTGGTGCCAAGCGCAATTTAA
- a CDS encoding DUF2786 domain-containing protein → MDKKKALKKIAKCLELGNSANVNEAANAIKMAHNLMLKYGLEKDDIEFIKMGKTQSSHLLPANISSTLLRVIRGINTKFGVEAVLLNHKGLKRVEFIGEADRAIFAAFAFDIIYRELNEHTGQFRNSFAGSGTGSLEVTRRVNSYVSGWVEGALEKLPTITPDDESNNKINNYIDKEFKNIDRETFKQQLREAMKNLTADYEVGLKKGRKLSVNRPVGGTQAAKKITKS, encoded by the coding sequence ATGGATAAGAAAAAAGCCCTAAAGAAAATTGCCAAGTGCCTTGAGCTTGGTAATTCTGCGAACGTCAATGAAGCTGCCAATGCAATAAAGATGGCGCATAACTTGATGCTGAAATATGGTCTCGAAAAAGACGATATTGAATTTATCAAGATGGGGAAAACTCAGTCCAGCCACCTGTTACCTGCAAATATCAGTTCTACACTGCTGCGTGTTATTCGCGGTATCAACACCAAATTTGGCGTAGAAGCCGTGTTACTGAACCACAAAGGCCTCAAGCGTGTTGAGTTCATAGGGGAAGCCGACCGTGCGATCTTCGCAGCCTTTGCGTTCGATATTATATATCGCGAACTGAATGAACACACAGGCCAATTCAGAAACAGCTTTGCTGGCTCTGGCACAGGTTCGCTAGAAGTCACTCGTCGCGTAAATTCTTACGTTTCTGGCTGGGTAGAAGGTGCGCTTGAAAAGTTGCCAACCATTACTCCAGACGACGAGTCAAACAACAAAATCAATAACTACATTGATAAAGAGTTCAAAAATATCGACCGTGAAACGTTCAAACAGCAACTGAGAGAAGCGATGAAAAACCTCACCGCCGATTATGAAGTTGGTTTGAAGAAAGGTCGTAAATTGTCTGTTAATCGACCAGTTGGCGGTACCCAGGCAGCTAAAAAGATAACTAAATCATAG
- a CDS encoding DASS family sodium-coupled anion symporter produces MTALVTTLKHWLFTRNSMILIGNFTLFAVLLNTLPFEAQVNTGLSILVFVAILWLTEAIHVSITALLVPLLAVLFGVFNTPAALANFSNPIIFLFMGGFALAAALNKQELDKAIADKVLLIAKGRMSVAVFMLFGVSAGLSMWISNTATTAMMLPLVLGIMNKVDQSEDRNTYVFVLLGIAYCASIGGIATLVGSPPNAIAAAEVGLSFTEWMALGLPISLILMPIAMFILYVMTKPKLDHKFELDHAPVEWTNSKKITLSIFLLTVTLWIFGKPINAMIGGFSKFDSLVAIGAIVLLGASRAVEWKDVEKTTDWGVLILFGGGICLSNILKATGTSVFLAHSLSGFLETAGVLLTILAVVAFVVFLTEFASNTASAALLVPVFATIAEALGMSPVILSALIAVAASCAFMLPVATPPNAIVFGSGHIKQKEMMRIGMVLNLVCILVLTLFAWIFW; encoded by the coding sequence ATGACGGCACTTGTTACTACACTGAAACACTGGTTGTTTACCCGCAACAGCATGATATTAATTGGTAATTTCACGCTATTTGCAGTTTTGCTCAATACCCTGCCATTCGAAGCGCAAGTGAATACGGGGTTAAGTATTCTCGTGTTCGTTGCCATTCTATGGTTAACAGAAGCTATTCACGTCAGCATCACCGCTCTGCTCGTTCCCCTATTGGCTGTCTTGTTTGGTGTATTCAACACGCCTGCAGCACTGGCTAACTTCTCAAACCCTATCATCTTCTTATTTATGGGTGGTTTTGCGTTGGCAGCCGCACTGAACAAGCAAGAGCTAGATAAAGCGATTGCAGACAAAGTACTGCTGATAGCAAAAGGTAGAATGTCAGTAGCTGTGTTCATGTTGTTCGGTGTGAGTGCGGGCCTATCCATGTGGATATCAAACACAGCCACCACAGCAATGATGCTTCCTCTTGTTCTTGGCATCATGAACAAAGTCGACCAAAGTGAAGACCGCAACACGTACGTGTTCGTGCTGCTGGGTATCGCTTACTGTGCATCGATTGGTGGTATCGCGACCTTAGTGGGTAGCCCACCGAACGCAATCGCCGCTGCAGAAGTTGGCTTGAGCTTTACTGAGTGGATGGCGCTAGGTCTTCCAATCTCACTTATCTTGATGCCAATCGCGATGTTCATTCTTTATGTGATGACGAAGCCAAAGCTTGACCACAAATTCGAGCTAGACCACGCTCCTGTAGAGTGGACGAACAGCAAAAAAATCACGCTATCTATCTTCTTGTTAACGGTTACGCTTTGGATATTCGGTAAGCCAATCAACGCAATGATCGGCGGCTTCTCTAAGTTCGATAGCTTGGTAGCGATTGGTGCGATTGTACTGCTTGGTGCTTCTAGAGCTGTAGAATGGAAAGACGTTGAGAAAACTACGGACTGGGGTGTACTTATCCTGTTCGGCGGCGGTATCTGTTTAAGTAATATTCTGAAAGCGACAGGAACTAGCGTATTCCTAGCACACTCATTAAGCGGGTTTTTAGAAACAGCTGGCGTACTGCTTACGATTCTAGCCGTGGTAGCCTTCGTGGTATTCCTAACAGAGTTTGCGAGTAACACAGCGAGTGCGGCATTGCTTGTCCCTGTATTTGCGACTATTGCAGAAGCGCTGGGTATGTCTCCAGTTATCTTGTCTGCACTGATTGCGGTAGCTGCATCTTGTGCTTTCATGCTGCCAGTCGCGACACCACCTAACGCAATCGTGTTTGGATCAGGCCACATTAAGCAGAAAGAGATGATGCGAATCGGTATGGTGTTAAACCTAGTTTGTATCCTAGTTCTGACTTTGTTCGCTTGGATCTTCTGGTAA
- a CDS encoding YdcF family protein: MKFDSHIIRSYLNKAYKKLQGFLFGAFLVFLVGSAAVIAIDYWVSWQAEDRIIYDIDEVPELEVAVVLGTSKYLGRTLNDYYKHRIEAAIELFDREKVDQFLLSGDNAHRSYNEPWTMKRDLLKAGVPEERINLDYAGFRTLDSIVRAKKIFDTDNFLIITQKFHCERALFIANSYDIHAQCLAVSGPTHHSGSSIRLREVFARTKAFLDLYIMGTTPKFLGPKEPIQPSPKPESFPIPNPITDPTVNPTTNPIADPAETDV; encoded by the coding sequence GTGAAATTTGATTCTCACATTATCCGTAGCTACTTAAATAAAGCTTACAAGAAACTGCAAGGTTTTCTGTTTGGCGCTTTCCTCGTGTTCTTAGTAGGCAGCGCTGCGGTTATTGCGATCGATTATTGGGTTTCATGGCAAGCGGAAGATCGCATCATCTACGATATAGATGAAGTGCCCGAGCTTGAGGTCGCCGTTGTGCTTGGCACGAGCAAATATTTGGGTCGAACACTCAACGACTATTATAAGCACCGAATCGAAGCCGCAATTGAGCTCTTCGATCGTGAAAAAGTAGACCAATTTCTACTGAGCGGCGATAACGCTCATCGCTCTTACAATGAACCGTGGACGATGAAGCGCGACTTGTTAAAAGCGGGCGTCCCCGAGGAACGCATCAATCTAGATTACGCGGGTTTCAGAACCTTGGACTCGATTGTTCGCGCCAAAAAGATATTCGATACCGATAACTTTCTGATCATCACTCAAAAATTCCACTGTGAAAGAGCGCTATTCATCGCTAACTCTTACGATATTCACGCGCAGTGTTTAGCGGTTTCAGGTCCAACCCACCATTCGGGAAGCTCAATACGTTTACGTGAAGTGTTTGCGCGTACCAAAGCGTTTCTTGACCTGTATATTATGGGAACAACGCCAAAGTTCCTTGGACCTAAAGAGCCGATTCAACCGAGTCCAAAACCGGAATCATTTCCGATCCCAAACCCTATTACTGACCCCACTGTAAACCCTACAACAAACCCGATTGCAGACCCCGCAGAGACCGATGTGTAG